A region of Allocoleopsis franciscana PCC 7113 DNA encodes the following proteins:
- a CDS encoding peptidoglycan-binding domain-containing protein → METLAYLHLALANEEPTETDYGDLTASWESLKQLSRGTIHQVWNQPKFSRCAAVSLLSFSIALGVVGMANQAFAAVQEGDQGAEVTTVQQRLQELGYFKANITGYFGTLTKDAVIQFQQAQGLAPDGIVGTNTLAALGEQSKPGAKLVRQLNSQPLPKPKPVRVSTTRNLRLGDRGSQVSALQESLAIAGFPGGANGIFDEATQKAVIRFQQAKGLAPDGIVGPQTLAALPVIGGPNPSSSRRNPSNRSKPSTTTTRTTSRDSTNRSKPSTTTTRSTSRNSTNRTTPSTTTTRSTSRNSTNRSKPSTTTNRQTPKTTTSRLNTANTNLSNSTTLALQKRLQELGFYRGEIDGIWGPQTQAAVEAAQRSYDVSAADLEKRQPN, encoded by the coding sequence ATGGAAACCCTTGCCTATCTTCACCTGGCTTTAGCTAACGAAGAACCGACGGAAACCGATTATGGAGATTTGACTGCATCTTGGGAAAGCTTAAAACAGTTGAGTAGAGGCACAATTCATCAGGTCTGGAATCAGCCCAAGTTTTCTAGGTGTGCCGCTGTCTCTCTACTGTCTTTCAGTATTGCTTTGGGCGTCGTGGGCATGGCTAATCAGGCTTTCGCCGCTGTTCAGGAAGGTGATCAGGGCGCAGAGGTTACAACTGTTCAGCAACGATTGCAGGAATTGGGCTACTTTAAAGCCAATATCACAGGATACTTTGGTACCTTAACCAAAGATGCGGTAATCCAATTTCAGCAAGCCCAAGGATTGGCACCTGATGGGATTGTAGGTACAAACACTCTGGCTGCATTGGGAGAGCAATCTAAACCAGGTGCCAAGCTAGTGCGACAACTCAATTCACAGCCACTACCCAAGCCGAAGCCAGTCAGAGTGTCTACGACACGCAATTTGCGATTAGGCGATCGCGGTTCCCAGGTGAGTGCCCTTCAAGAGAGTTTAGCCATAGCCGGGTTTCCGGGTGGTGCCAACGGTATCTTCGATGAAGCAACCCAAAAGGCAGTCATTCGCTTCCAACAAGCGAAAGGACTCGCTCCCGATGGAATTGTTGGGCCGCAAACCTTAGCCGCCTTGCCCGTGATCGGTGGTCCCAATCCTTCGTCATCCCGCAGAAATCCCAGCAATCGTTCAAAACCTAGTACAACGACGACTCGCACCACATCCAGGGATAGCACGAATCGTTCAAAACCTAGTACAACGACGACTCGTTCCACATCCAGGAATAGCACGAATCGCACCACACCTAGTACAACGACGACTCGTTCCACATCCAGGAATAGCACGAATCGTTCAAAACCTAGTACAACGACCAATCGCCAAACACCCAAAACGACGACGAGTCGATTGAATACAGCCAATACTAATCTGAGTAATTCGACGACACTGGCGTTGCAAAAGCGCTTACAAGAACTGGGCTTCTATCGTGGCGAAATCGACGGGATTTGGGGGCCACAAACCCAGGCCGCCGTTGAAGCCGCGCAACGTTCCTATGATGTGAGTGCCGCTGATCTAGAAAAAAGACAGCCTAATTGA
- a CDS encoding SH3 domain-containing protein, whose product MSHWGRPIAVFALVLSTVGGMKATATVLSNTATGNSRLASEAIFSLKKSNIQLAQRVGECRAAARSTFIYQDRSTTNRIRALQSNEKVILAEAGGRDGWIAVSSPISGFVQTQDLKRCAEVSTLPARRNLCRQVIYEGVEGVAVREKPEISSSQVSTVFFGDRITLSNPPEFITDGMGREWTKLTDPSVGWMSNGIPARGDINLVACFQS is encoded by the coding sequence ATGAGCCACTGGGGCCGACCTATCGCTGTGTTTGCTTTAGTATTAAGTACGGTGGGAGGGATGAAGGCTACTGCCACTGTATTGAGCAACACTGCGACAGGCAACAGCCGATTGGCATCAGAAGCTATTTTTTCTCTGAAGAAAAGCAATATTCAACTGGCGCAGCGAGTAGGAGAGTGTCGGGCAGCAGCCAGATCGACATTTATCTACCAAGATCGTTCAACCACCAATCGCATTAGAGCTCTACAGTCCAACGAAAAAGTTATTTTAGCAGAGGCAGGTGGGAGAGATGGGTGGATTGCCGTGAGTTCTCCCATCAGCGGATTCGTACAGACCCAAGACCTCAAACGTTGCGCTGAAGTCTCCACTCTTCCGGCGAGGCGCAATCTTTGCCGCCAAGTGATTTATGAGGGTGTTGAGGGTGTGGCAGTGCGAGAGAAACCCGAAATTAGTTCTAGTCAAGTTAGCACAGTATTTTTTGGCGATCGCATCACGCTTTCCAATCCGCCAGAATTTATCACAGATGGCATGGGACGCGAGTGGACTAAACTGACAGATCCTAGCGTTGGATGGATGTCTAATGGAATTCCTGCTAGAGGAGATATTAATCTTGTTGCTTGTTTTCAGTCGTAG
- a CDS encoding peptidoglycan-binding domain-containing protein: METLTYFHLALDYEATTDTTELLIRDSLKLLEWWKRQKLVTQARISWLSLLVILGTLGVAGEALAQRTIQLGDRNPQVTFIQNRLQQLGYLDRSADGIFDQATQDAVIRFQRDKRLNPDGVVGAQTESALFEEFDRRTNISRRDFSVSNRSNRVLKQGDRGAEVTAVQRRLRDLGYFNGQLTGYFGRATKEAVSRFQQAYLIQPDGIVGSETQSALFGSATATSQFFQNDSLDLPPPPPLSGSPFPGRFNPIPSAQILRLGDRGPEVTNLQQELRQRGFNPGRVDGVYGLQTQEAVRQFQRTRGLLDDGIAGGETLTALGLSSQARRNRYVVVVPVLNENTLYQVRDIEGFASASLASSKRGKYVNAGSFPNRATAESRSYQLRSQGLDARVAYFP, from the coding sequence ATGGAGACACTCACGTATTTTCATTTAGCATTAGACTATGAAGCAACAACAGACACGACTGAGCTTTTAATTCGGGACAGTCTGAAACTTTTGGAGTGGTGGAAGCGGCAAAAGCTGGTCACCCAAGCACGGATTTCGTGGCTTTCGTTGCTGGTCATTCTGGGTACTTTAGGGGTGGCAGGGGAGGCACTGGCTCAAAGGACAATTCAATTAGGCGATCGCAACCCACAGGTAACCTTCATTCAAAATCGTTTACAGCAGCTAGGATATCTTGATCGCTCGGCAGACGGTATCTTTGATCAAGCAACCCAAGACGCAGTCATCCGTTTCCAGCGGGATAAGAGACTCAATCCCGATGGTGTTGTGGGCGCACAAACTGAGTCGGCACTCTTTGAAGAATTTGACCGCAGAACCAACATTTCCAGGCGGGATTTTAGTGTTAGTAATCGTTCCAATCGAGTCCTGAAACAAGGCGATCGCGGAGCAGAAGTCACGGCTGTTCAACGGCGTTTGAGGGACTTAGGATATTTTAATGGACAGCTAACGGGATACTTTGGTCGAGCCACTAAAGAAGCGGTGAGCCGATTCCAGCAAGCCTATCTGATACAGCCGGATGGAATTGTAGGTTCTGAAACTCAGTCAGCCTTATTTGGATCAGCCACTGCCACATCCCAATTTTTTCAAAACGATTCACTCGACTTACCCCCTCCACCCCCGCTTTCAGGGAGTCCTTTCCCAGGGAGATTCAACCCCATTCCTTCTGCACAAATATTGCGCTTGGGCGATCGCGGTCCCGAAGTGACGAATCTTCAACAAGAGTTGAGACAAAGAGGCTTTAATCCCGGTCGTGTTGATGGGGTTTATGGTTTGCAAACTCAGGAGGCGGTTAGGCAGTTTCAGAGAACTCGTGGCTTATTGGATGACGGGATTGCCGGTGGAGAAACATTGACGGCTTTAGGACTCAGTTCTCAAGCCAGAAGAAATCGCTATGTAGTCGTGGTACCTGTTCTTAATGAGAACACCCTTTATCAAGTACGCGATATAGAGGGTTTTGCCAGTGCCTCTTTAGCGAGCTCAAAACGCGGCAAGTATGTTAATGCTGGCTCTTTTCCTAACCGTGCCACAGCGGAAAGCCGCTCCTATCAATTGCGATCGCAAGGGCTTGATGCCAGGGTGGCGTATTTTCCCTAG